From a single Bradyrhizobium sediminis genomic region:
- a CDS encoding C40 family peptidase, which yields MAGQIGRSTDPSTAENRDDVGGTEVASFRYFNPGAQYPSARAARFGQTGYGIIGGGHKIARFPSPVNGAASNFDLLSRSYVGMRIGEAGTKWTGAHGFGVPGYDPNAVLTREMVDESVPAIALLKAIAGRESGKGNNLTEEEWRQAHKMYKAGSADAYLSSLPVQLVVHPPAGGAPSGAGLLQRARMHIGEPYINTQVPKDDPHWHGPWDCAEFVSWLVFQEAGILYGCVDDTAPPAKADAYTGAWKADLERLGKRVSVEEAAATVGGIVLRYPPGPGKMGHIAVCDGNGGTVEAKGRRYGVVADSVHGRGWHTGILIPDIAYGASSPIKVNPPAVIYEVDAPNMDKVIVTRIQEALAAKGFDPGLIDGDFGLNTQAAVLRFQEAEGMVVDGAVGPETAAALGVSLGVGAAGPVGPVVSDQGQILGSLPPDTQQLLTLILMLLSKEKPMAADPAKPGQGLELLLPLLLQSALSGKQLDITQLLAVFATGKPLVTPPLGTQPVNTVPAPVVAQSPASQAPADLIITLLMPLLYQKLTGKPYPGTEPKPEAPAEANVPALSRPSVQLSAGALGIVTLLQAFGFLNLPFNLGALGSSGAAAAGAAAAATPASGSTLATLIPLITGVIGATSGWGALGGIGSKLLGSLFNSFAKKN from the coding sequence ATGGCAGGTCAGATCGGAAGGTCCACGGATCCCTCCACGGCGGAAAACCGTGATGACGTTGGCGGCACCGAGGTCGCGTCGTTTCGCTACTTCAATCCCGGCGCCCAATATCCGAGCGCGCGCGCGGCGCGGTTCGGCCAGACCGGCTATGGCATCATCGGCGGCGGCCACAAGATTGCGCGCTTTCCCTCGCCGGTGAACGGCGCCGCTTCGAACTTCGATCTGCTGTCGCGCAGCTATGTAGGCATGCGGATCGGCGAGGCCGGAACGAAATGGACCGGGGCGCATGGTTTCGGCGTGCCCGGCTACGACCCGAACGCCGTGCTGACCAGGGAGATGGTCGACGAGTCGGTGCCGGCCATCGCGCTGTTGAAGGCCATTGCCGGCCGCGAATCCGGCAAGGGCAACAACCTGACAGAGGAGGAATGGCGCCAGGCGCACAAGATGTACAAGGCGGGCAGTGCCGATGCCTATCTGAGCAGCCTGCCCGTTCAACTCGTCGTCCACCCGCCCGCCGGTGGCGCCCCGTCGGGCGCCGGTTTGCTGCAGCGCGCGCGCATGCACATCGGCGAGCCATACATCAACACGCAGGTGCCGAAGGACGATCCGCATTGGCATGGTCCCTGGGACTGCGCCGAGTTCGTGTCCTGGCTGGTCTTTCAGGAGGCAGGCATACTCTATGGATGCGTTGACGACACCGCGCCGCCGGCCAAGGCCGATGCCTATACGGGTGCCTGGAAGGCGGACCTCGAGCGGCTCGGCAAGCGCGTCTCGGTGGAGGAGGCGGCGGCGACCGTCGGCGGCATCGTCCTTCGCTATCCGCCAGGCCCGGGCAAGATGGGCCACATCGCGGTTTGCGACGGCAACGGAGGCACCGTCGAGGCAAAGGGGCGCCGTTACGGCGTCGTCGCCGACAGCGTGCATGGCCGCGGATGGCATACCGGCATCCTGATCCCGGATATCGCCTATGGCGCGTCGTCGCCGATCAAGGTCAATCCGCCTGCGGTCATCTACGAAGTCGATGCGCCGAACATGGACAAGGTTATCGTGACGCGGATCCAGGAGGCGCTGGCAGCGAAGGGCTTCGACCCTGGCCTGATCGACGGCGACTTCGGGCTCAACACCCAGGCGGCGGTGCTGCGCTTCCAGGAAGCCGAAGGCATGGTGGTCGACGGCGCGGTGGGGCCGGAGACCGCGGCGGCGCTCGGCGTGTCGCTCGGCGTCGGGGCCGCCGGGCCGGTCGGCCCCGTTGTGTCGGACCAGGGCCAGATCCTTGGTTCGCTTCCGCCCGACACACAGCAGCTGCTCACTCTCATCCTCATGTTGCTATCCAAGGAGAAACCGATGGCCGCCGATCCTGCCAAGCCGGGCCAAGGCCTCGAACTGCTATTGCCGCTGTTGCTGCAGTCGGCGCTCAGCGGCAAGCAGCTCGATATCACGCAACTCCTGGCCGTGTTCGCGACCGGCAAGCCGCTGGTCACGCCGCCGCTCGGCACGCAGCCGGTCAACACCGTGCCGGCGCCGGTCGTGGCGCAATCTCCGGCTTCGCAGGCGCCGGCCGATCTCATCATCACGCTGCTGATGCCGCTGCTGTATCAGAAGCTGACCGGCAAGCCGTATCCGGGCACCGAGCCGAAGCCGGAGGCGCCCGCGGAAGCGAACGTGCCGGCGTTGTCGCGGCCGAGCGTGCAGCTCTCGGCCGGCGCGCTCGGCATTGTCACGCTGCTGCAGGCGTTCGGCTTCCTCAACTTGCCGTTCAATCTGGGGGCTTTGGGTTCGAGCGGGGCTGCGGCCGCGGGCGCGGCTGCAGCCGCAACGCCGGCGTCGGGTTCAACGCTTGCGACGCTGATCCCGCTGATCACCGGCGTGATCGGCGCCACCAGCGGCTGGGGCGCGCTGGGTGGCATCGGATCCAAGCTGCTGGGCAGCCTCTTCAACTCGTTTGCGAAGAAGAACTGA
- a CDS encoding class I SAM-dependent methyltransferase, with translation MSNTALNITPTTEDSQFVRFWNEVLASKFIRFKHILVGGLSRHSEAVFPTLPVRPGDHVLDVGCGFGDTAIRLAELVGPSGRVVGVDCCDAFLDHARAEVRTRGLTNVCFVRADAETALPTNQFDFVFARFGTMFFANPVAGMRNMRKALRPGGRMVHIVWRDRADNPWLSMAKDVVLRYLPSPGTDALTCGPGPFSMANEAVVRAMMTSAGYDRIEFRRVDAPVMVGKDVDDAIAFQLAIGPAGEVFREAGALAESKRTDIESALAAAINGQKTAADGVVMDSSSWVISAINPQ, from the coding sequence ATGAGCAACACAGCACTGAACATCACGCCAACGACGGAAGACAGTCAATTCGTTCGGTTTTGGAACGAGGTCCTGGCGTCGAAATTCATCCGATTCAAACACATACTGGTCGGGGGTCTGTCACGTCACAGCGAGGCGGTGTTTCCCACGCTACCGGTACGTCCGGGCGACCACGTCCTGGACGTGGGTTGCGGATTTGGCGACACCGCGATCCGGCTGGCCGAGCTGGTGGGACCGAGCGGCCGGGTTGTCGGGGTGGACTGCTGTGACGCCTTTCTGGACCACGCCCGGGCGGAAGTCAGGACCAGAGGCCTCACCAATGTTTGTTTCGTGAGGGCAGACGCAGAAACTGCACTTCCGACAAATCAATTCGATTTCGTCTTCGCCCGCTTCGGCACAATGTTTTTCGCCAATCCGGTTGCCGGTATGCGCAATATGCGCAAAGCCCTGCGGCCGGGCGGACGGATGGTGCATATCGTCTGGCGCGATCGGGCTGACAATCCCTGGCTGTCGATGGCAAAGGATGTCGTTCTTCGGTACCTGCCATCACCAGGCACAGACGCCCTGACCTGTGGTCCGGGTCCCTTCTCGATGGCGAACGAGGCGGTGGTCAGGGCGATGATGACCTCCGCCGGCTATGATCGGATCGAATTCCGCAGGGTCGATGCTCCCGTCATGGTTGGAAAGGATGTCGACGACGCCATCGCCTTCCAGTTGGCAATCGGTCCAGCCGGCGAGGTCTTCAGAGAAGCTGGCGCCCTGGCGGAATCAAAGCGGACCGATATCGAGTCCGCGCTGGCCGCGGCAATCAACGGTCAGAAAACGGCTGCAGACGGAGTGGTCATGGACAGCTCCTCCTGGGTCATCAGCGCAATCAATCCTCAATAG
- the cysK gene encoding cysteine synthase A: MIEQHILPPVVLDKPGRGRVYGSILETIGNTPMVRIGRLAREAGCQAEVLAKLEFFNPLASVKDRIAVSMLEAMEADGTIGPGSVIVEPTSGNTGIGLAFACAAKGYRCILTMPDSFSIERRKLMRFLGAELVLTPRQKGIGGAIEKAKEIIAATEKAVMPWQFGHPANPEIHRRTTAEEIWRDTNGVVDAIVLGVGTGGTLTGVGEVLKARNPGIRIIAVEPENSPVLSGGTHSPHLIQGIGAGFVPDVLDISLIDEVLLVSNDEAIQTSRRLAALEGIPAGISSGAALACAMRVAKRDEMKGRTVVTLLPSFAERYLSTALFDGYAED; this comes from the coding sequence ATGATCGAGCAGCATATATTGCCACCTGTAGTGTTGGACAAGCCTGGGCGTGGCCGCGTCTACGGAAGCATTCTGGAAACGATCGGCAACACCCCGATGGTCCGTATCGGGAGGCTCGCGCGGGAGGCAGGATGCCAGGCCGAAGTGCTGGCCAAGCTCGAGTTCTTCAATCCGCTCGCCAGCGTCAAGGACCGCATCGCCGTATCGATGCTGGAGGCCATGGAAGCTGACGGTACCATCGGCCCGGGAAGCGTGATCGTGGAGCCAACGTCGGGTAACACGGGCATCGGGCTCGCTTTCGCCTGCGCCGCCAAGGGCTACAGGTGCATCCTGACCATGCCTGACAGTTTCTCGATCGAGCGCCGCAAGTTGATGCGATTCCTCGGCGCGGAACTCGTGCTCACTCCCCGTCAGAAGGGCATCGGCGGCGCCATCGAGAAGGCCAAGGAGATCATCGCCGCAACCGAAAAAGCTGTCATGCCCTGGCAGTTCGGTCATCCGGCGAATCCAGAGATACACCGCAGAACCACGGCCGAGGAGATTTGGCGCGACACTAACGGCGTCGTCGATGCCATTGTTCTTGGCGTCGGCACGGGCGGCACGCTCACGGGCGTCGGAGAGGTGCTGAAAGCTCGCAATCCCGGCATACGCATCATCGCAGTCGAACCGGAAAATAGCCCGGTGCTGTCCGGTGGAACGCATTCGCCACACCTGATCCAGGGCATCGGAGCGGGGTTCGTGCCGGACGTTCTCGATATCAGCCTCATCGATGAAGTTCTCCTCGTGAGCAACGACGAAGCAATACAAACGTCCCGCAGGCTGGCCGCGCTTGAGGGCATACCTGCTGGCATATCATCAGGAGCCGCGCTAGCCTGCGCCATGCGCGTCGCAAAACGCGACGAGATGAAGGGGCGCACGGTTGTCACCCTCCTGCCGAGCTTTGCCGAGCGATACTTGTCAACCGCTTTGTTCGATGGATACGCTGAAGATTGA
- a CDS encoding tetratricopeptide repeat protein yields MERKLTTIIAMDVVGYSRLMEIDEQGTFGLLKDARSNIIDPAIARHSGRTVKLMGDGALAEFPSVVGALQCAVEIQRQFASRRRMADGMHGLQFRIGLHLGDVIVEGDDIYGDGVNVASRLESISQPGGIVLSKQVHDHIGANVPVRFISLGEQTVKNISRPIQAYRVDFGADAVPAHVIRFRNFELDTAHFELREAGERIAVEPQVFDLLVFLARNANRTVTREEIFAAIWGERIVSDSALSSQIKAARRAVGDDGVSQHTIATLHGRGFRFVAAIENVGSDAVDESADGRVESEMSPVAHKPSVAVLPFANLNQDPSEDYFGDGITEDITTALAKNRWLTVIARNPAFAFRGSKDSIRVIGEKLNATYLVTGSIRKAGSRFRITVQVVDAETEQSVWSERFDRDMVDIFELQDEISEIVACRIEAELGLSEQKKAERRPRKNRGAWDFYQLGIAEFYKFTREGNLQCQELLRKAIELDPGYGGAHSRLAYAIVLSMVYFDVTPDDARMDDALNAAQRAIELDDQDANGFFTLGRVHLARREYGQAIDALQHALELNPSLAVTYCGLGDSYAYEGRLDEAIEQFEIAIRLSPHDPFRWAFYSYRSLAHLFRGEFTEAASWARKSVQIPNAQYWARAHLVAALGHLGDEDQARIAVADLMRIKPEFSLAFAREHLFYLKRSEQIEAYVDGLRRAGLS; encoded by the coding sequence ATGGAACGCAAACTGACGACCATTATTGCGATGGATGTTGTCGGCTACAGCCGTCTAATGGAAATCGACGAGCAGGGTACGTTTGGTCTCCTCAAGGATGCGCGCTCGAACATCATCGACCCTGCCATTGCCCGCCACTCCGGGCGCACGGTCAAACTGATGGGAGACGGCGCGCTTGCCGAGTTCCCGAGCGTAGTCGGGGCCCTTCAGTGTGCGGTGGAGATCCAACGGCAATTCGCGTCACGCCGCCGCATGGCGGACGGGATGCATGGATTGCAATTTCGGATCGGTCTTCACCTCGGTGACGTAATCGTAGAGGGAGACGACATCTACGGCGATGGTGTCAATGTAGCGTCCCGTCTTGAAAGCATTTCACAGCCGGGCGGCATCGTGCTGTCGAAGCAGGTCCATGACCATATCGGTGCCAATGTTCCGGTGCGGTTCATATCCCTTGGCGAGCAGACGGTGAAGAATATCAGCCGGCCTATCCAGGCATATCGCGTCGACTTTGGGGCGGACGCCGTCCCTGCGCATGTGATTCGCTTCCGCAACTTCGAACTCGACACCGCCCACTTCGAGCTTCGGGAAGCGGGTGAACGGATTGCGGTTGAACCCCAGGTATTCGACCTCCTCGTCTTTCTCGCGCGTAACGCAAATCGAACGGTCACAAGAGAAGAGATTTTCGCTGCAATCTGGGGCGAAAGGATCGTTTCTGATTCGGCACTCAGTAGCCAGATCAAAGCGGCGCGCCGCGCTGTCGGCGACGATGGCGTTTCGCAACACACGATAGCGACCCTTCATGGTCGTGGTTTCCGGTTTGTCGCGGCGATTGAGAATGTCGGTTCTGATGCGGTCGATGAAAGCGCCGACGGGAGAGTGGAGAGTGAAATGTCGCCGGTGGCGCACAAGCCATCGGTTGCAGTATTGCCATTCGCAAACTTGAACCAAGACCCTTCCGAGGATTACTTCGGCGATGGAATCACCGAAGACATAACCACGGCCCTGGCCAAGAACCGGTGGTTGACCGTTATCGCTCGCAATCCAGCGTTTGCTTTTCGTGGATCGAAGGACAGCATCCGGGTCATCGGTGAAAAACTCAATGCTACGTATTTGGTGACGGGAAGTATACGCAAGGCCGGATCTCGGTTCCGCATCACCGTCCAGGTTGTCGATGCCGAAACGGAGCAGAGCGTCTGGTCGGAAAGATTTGACCGCGACATGGTCGACATTTTCGAGCTTCAGGACGAGATTTCCGAGATTGTAGCGTGCCGCATCGAAGCAGAGCTGGGTCTGAGCGAGCAGAAAAAGGCCGAGAGACGGCCTCGCAAGAATCGTGGTGCATGGGACTTTTATCAGCTTGGCATTGCGGAATTCTACAAGTTCACGCGGGAGGGAAATCTGCAGTGCCAGGAGTTGCTTCGCAAGGCCATCGAGCTGGATCCTGGTTATGGCGGCGCCCATTCGAGACTGGCCTACGCAATCGTTCTCAGCATGGTATATTTCGACGTCACGCCGGACGATGCGCGGATGGACGATGCCTTGAATGCGGCGCAACGGGCCATCGAGCTGGATGATCAGGATGCGAACGGTTTCTTTACTTTGGGCCGCGTTCACTTGGCACGGCGCGAGTATGGTCAGGCGATCGACGCGCTTCAGCACGCACTGGAACTCAATCCGTCTTTGGCCGTTACATATTGTGGACTTGGGGATTCCTACGCCTACGAAGGGCGGCTTGACGAGGCGATCGAGCAGTTTGAGATTGCAATAAGGCTCAGCCCTCACGATCCATTTCGCTGGGCGTTCTACTCTTATCGCTCGCTCGCCCATCTGTTTCGCGGAGAGTTCACGGAAGCCGCTTCTTGGGCACGTAAATCGGTCCAGATACCGAATGCGCAATACTGGGCCCGGGCACACCTTGTGGCGGCCCTGGGCCACCTCGGCGATGAAGACCAAGCGCGGATTGCAGTGGCCGATCTCATGAGGATCAAGCCGGAATTCTCACTCGCATTCGCCCGAGAACACCTATTCTACCTCAAGCGTTCGGAGCAGATCGAGGCCTATGTGGACGGCCTCAGAAGGGCGGGCCTGTCGTGA
- a CDS encoding disulfide bond formation protein B, which yields MQAHPAFTAALAIAVIAAATLAGAWFFELVLDIRPCPLCLEQRYAYYLAFPLGMLVALAAMKDAPRALLLAGLAILLTAALGNAWLGAYHAGVEWQFWQGPTECSGPVVNLGSAGSLLERLDTVKVVRCDEVQWRFLGLSLAGYNVLISLLMAAIAGWGIVRLQRR from the coding sequence ATGCAAGCCCACCCCGCGTTTACGGCGGCGCTGGCGATTGCCGTCATTGCCGCGGCGACGCTGGCGGGGGCGTGGTTCTTCGAGCTGGTGCTGGATATCCGTCCCTGTCCGCTCTGCCTCGAGCAGCGCTACGCCTATTATCTGGCGTTTCCGCTCGGCATGCTGGTGGCGCTCGCCGCCATGAAGGATGCGCCGCGCGCGCTGCTGCTGGCCGGGCTCGCCATTCTCTTGACTGCCGCGCTCGGCAATGCCTGGCTCGGCGCCTATCACGCCGGCGTCGAATGGCAATTCTGGCAGGGGCCGACCGAGTGCTCGGGGCCGGTGGTCAATCTCGGCAGCGCCGGCAGCCTGCTGGAGCGGCTCGACACCGTGAAGGTGGTCCGCTGCGACGAGGTGCAGTGGCGCTTTCTCGGCCTGTCGCTGGCCGGCTACAACGTGCTGATCTCGCTCTTGATGGCCGCGATCGCAGGCTGGGGAATTGTCCGGCTGCAGCGCCGCTGA
- a CDS encoding AbrB family transcriptional regulator: MSLIPASMAAAFPSRARILNVLETLAIGAAGGALFLFLNLPGGLISGAMIAAGIAAIAGRPLAMPPILTQTVLLLLGITLGSLVSQQMLHNMGTYPLTIALLALATFCATFGSSLYLQRVHGWDRTSALLAGSPGALSQITMLAVEKGADVPAIAVVQTMRVIILTAALPLLLAVMGVASSAPPAAAGAIASPLELAGLIAASVAVALLLRLLKFPASWMFGAMIGSSVLHGSGIIEGGLPPWMRNVALVGIGAVIGTRFARMKTRTLLSHVHAALGSFTIAIVISAVFVAVIALTTNVRVADIIVAFAPGAMDAMLALALTLHIDPIFVGAHHLSRFVFVSITTPGIVHLFGRPQEDVDD, from the coding sequence GTGAGCCTGATCCCCGCATCGATGGCGGCTGCGTTTCCCAGCCGCGCCAGAATCCTCAACGTGCTCGAGACGCTCGCGATCGGCGCCGCCGGCGGCGCGCTGTTTCTTTTCCTCAACCTGCCGGGCGGACTGATCTCCGGCGCGATGATCGCGGCGGGTATCGCCGCGATCGCGGGCCGGCCGCTCGCCATGCCGCCGATCCTGACCCAGACGGTGCTGCTGCTGCTCGGGATCACGCTCGGCTCGCTGGTGTCGCAGCAGATGCTGCACAACATGGGCACCTATCCGCTGACCATCGCGCTGCTGGCGCTGGCGACGTTCTGCGCGACCTTCGGCTCCAGCCTCTATCTGCAGCGCGTGCACGGCTGGGACCGCACCTCGGCGCTGCTGGCCGGCAGCCCCGGCGCGCTGTCGCAGATCACCATGCTCGCGGTCGAGAAGGGCGCCGACGTGCCGGCGATCGCCGTGGTGCAGACCATGCGCGTGATCATCCTCACTGCCGCACTTCCCCTGCTGCTGGCGGTGATGGGGGTCGCCTCCTCCGCGCCGCCGGCTGCGGCGGGCGCGATCGCCTCCCCGCTCGAACTGGCCGGGCTGATCGCGGCCTCGGTCGCGGTGGCGCTGCTGCTGCGGCTGTTGAAATTTCCGGCGAGCTGGATGTTCGGCGCGATGATCGGCTCCAGCGTGCTGCATGGCAGCGGCATCATCGAAGGCGGCCTGCCGCCGTGGATGCGCAACGTGGCGCTGGTCGGGATCGGCGCGGTGATCGGCACCCGCTTTGCGCGGATGAAGACCAGGACCCTGCTCAGCCATGTCCATGCGGCGCTGGGATCGTTCACTATCGCCATCGTCATCTCGGCCGTCTTCGTCGCGGTGATCGCGCTGACCACCAATGTGCGGGTGGCCGACATCATCGTGGCGTTCGCGCCGGGCGCGATGGACGCCATGCTGGCGCTGGCGCTGACCCTGCACATCGACCCGATCTTCGTCGGCGCACACCATCTGTCGCGCTTCGTGTTCGTCTCGATCACCACGCCGGGCATCGTCCATCTGTTTGGCCGGCCGCAGGAAGACGTCGACGATTAG
- a CDS encoding sulfite exporter TauE/SafE family protein encodes MISAMQGVLGLASGALVGFSLGLVGGGGSILAVPLMVYVVGVPNPHVAIGTSAIAVAANAAVNLSNHARGGTVLWPCALTFAAAGIVGALAGSILGKMMDGQKLLALFALLMLVIAALMLKTRARVGLPGVQMSWTNTPAIVGLGLATGTLSGFFGIGGGFLIVPALMLATGMPIMNAISSSLVAVTAFGLTTAASYAWSGLISWGLAGLFIAGGIAGGLIGTRLAQLLAARRGALNLVFAAVIIAVALYMLARSTYFS; translated from the coding sequence ATGATCTCGGCGATGCAGGGCGTGCTGGGGCTGGCGTCGGGAGCGCTGGTCGGATTTTCGCTCGGACTGGTCGGCGGCGGCGGATCGATCCTCGCGGTGCCGCTAATGGTCTATGTGGTCGGCGTGCCCAATCCCCATGTGGCGATCGGCACCAGCGCCATCGCGGTGGCCGCCAATGCCGCGGTCAATCTGTCGAACCATGCGCGCGGCGGCACCGTCCTGTGGCCGTGCGCGCTGACCTTTGCGGCGGCGGGGATCGTCGGCGCGCTCGCCGGCTCGATCCTCGGCAAGATGATGGACGGCCAGAAGCTGCTGGCGCTGTTCGCGCTGTTGATGCTGGTGATCGCCGCGTTGATGCTGAAGACGCGGGCGCGGGTCGGCCTGCCCGGCGTGCAGATGAGCTGGACCAACACGCCGGCCATTGTCGGCCTCGGTCTGGCGACCGGGACGCTGTCCGGCTTCTTCGGCATCGGCGGCGGGTTCCTGATCGTGCCGGCGCTGATGCTGGCGACGGGCATGCCGATCATGAACGCGATCTCCTCGTCGCTGGTCGCCGTGACCGCGTTCGGCCTGACCACGGCGGCCAGCTACGCCTGGTCCGGATTGATCTCGTGGGGGCTCGCCGGGCTGTTCATCGCCGGCGGCATCGCCGGCGGATTGATCGGAACCCGTTTGGCGCAGCTGCTGGCAGCGCGGCGCGGCGCACTTAATCTGGTGTTTGCCGCTGTCATTATTGCAGTGGCGCTCTATATGTTGGCGCGCAGCACGTATTTTTCCTGA